A section of the Scleropages formosus chromosome 12, fSclFor1.1, whole genome shotgun sequence genome encodes:
- the acsl2 gene encoding long-chain-fatty-acid--CoA ligase 1 produces MQLQEWLRSLRPSGGLRLLEAEELRSLLPALPSLSSLSLSSSSLLGLGALASLTAYWLVTRPRPIRPPCDLHAQSIPVQGDPSCRRSALLNDETLLDFYYEDTRTAYDMFQRGLRVAGTGPCLGYRRAGEPYQWISYTEVSEQAQVLGSGLLAKGCEPSPHQFIGIYAQNRPEWVIAELACYTFSMAVVPLYDTLGLEAMVHILNLAEISLVICDREEKAQSLLDNKEKGVTPKLSCLVLFNPFSVLLAERGKKCSVEILQLAEIMDLGRQNLRNPVPPRPEDLAVVCFTSGTTGKPKGAMITHGNIASNTSSVIKILEGSFVIRQEDVSISYLPLAHMFERMIQVSMFCHGARVGFYQGDISLLMDDIKTLRPTFFPVVPRLLNRIYDKIMGSVTSPLRRAVLHYAVRRKQAELSSGVVRNNSLWDRLLFNKIQASLGGNLRFILTASAPISPTVLSFLRATLGCLIFEGYGQTECTAGCTFSMPGDWTAGHVGAPLPCAVVKLADIPDMNYYAKNGQGEICISGHSVFRGYLRDEARTAEALDSEGWLHTGDVGQWLPNGTLRIIDRKKHIFKLSQGEYIAPEKIENVYMRSVPVLQVFVHGDSLQSYLIGIVVPDPEVFAEWARERGIVGSYEELCQNPDVKKAVLEDMTAVGKEAGLKSFEQVKDLHLHPEMFSVSNGLLTPTLKSRRADIRRFFHQQISHMYSKTPI; encoded by the exons ATGCAGCTCCAGGAGTGGTTGCGCTCGCTGCGCCCCAGCGGAGGGCTGCGCTTGCTGGAAGCTGAGGAGCTGCGGAGCCTCCTCCCCGCGTtgccctctctctcctccctgtcCCTGTCATCCTCCTCACTGCTGGGCCTAGGGGCTTTGGCCTCCCTCACCGCTTACTGGCTGGTCACCCGTCCCCGGCCCATCCGGCCACCCTGCGACCTGCATGCCCAGTCCATACCTGTCCAG GGAGACCCCAGTTGCAGGCGCTCTGCTCTGCTTAATGATGAGACTCTGCTGGACTTCTACTATGAGGACACCAGGACCGCCTACGACATGTTCCAGAGAGGACTCCGAGTGGCGG GCACTGGGCCCTGCCTGGGATACAGGAGAGCGGGGGAGCCGTACCAGTGGATCTCCTACACTGAG GTGTCTGAGCAAGCGCAGGTTCTTGGCTCTGGCTTGTTGGCCAAAGGGTGTGAGCCCAGCCCCCACCAGTTCATTGGGATCTACGCCCAGAACAGACCCGAG TGGGTCATTGCGGAACTGGCGTGCTACACCTTCTCAATGGCCGTTGTGCCACTCTATGACACACTGGGCCTCGAAGCCATGGTGCACATCCTCAACCTGG CTGAGATCTCGCTGGTAATCTGTGACCGGGAGGAGAAGGCGCAATCGCTGCTAGACAACAAGGAGAAAGGTGTGACCCCCAAGCTTTCCTGCTTGGTGCTCTTTAATCCTTTCAGCGTGCTCCTTGCGGAAAGGGGGAAGAAGTGCAGCGTAGAGATATTGCAGCTGGCCGAGATCATG GATCTCGGACGGCAGAATCTCAGAAACCCTGTG CCACCCAGACCTGAAGACCTGGCAGTTGTCTGCTTTACCAGCGGTACCACAG GAAAGCCCAAGGGAGCCATGATCACCCATGGCAACATTGCGTCCAACACCTCATCTGTCATCAAGATCCTGGAG GGGTCCTTTGTGATTCGGCAAGAAGATGTTTCCATCTCCTACCTGCCCCTCGCCCACATGTTCGAACGCATGATCCAG GTCTCCATGTTCTGCCACGGCGCCAGGGTGGGCTTCTACCAGGGGGACATCTCGCTGCTCATGGACGACATCAAGACGCTGAGGCCCACTTTCTTCCCGGTGGTCCCACGGCTTCTCAACCGCATCTATGACAAG ATCATGGGCTCGGTGACGTCCCCCCTTCGGCGGGCGGTGCTTCATTACGCCGTGCGGAGAAAGCAGGCAGAGCTCAGCAGCGGGGTGGTCCGCAACAACAGCCTGTGGGACCGACTGCTCTTTAACAAGATTCAG GCCAGTCTTGGGGGAAACCTGAGGTTCATCCTCACCGCCTCGGCGCCCATCTCCCCCACCGTGCTCTCCTTCCTGAGGGCCACGCTCGGCTGCCTG ATATTTGAGGGCTACGGACAGACTGAGTGCACGGCTGGCTGCACGTTCTCTATGCCGGGAGACTGGACGGCAG GTCATGTCGGTGCTCCCCTCCCCTGTGCTGTGGTGAAGCTCGCAGACATCCCCGACATGAACTACTATGCTAAGAACGGCCAAGGAGAG ATCTGCATCAGCGGTCACAGCGTCTTTCGGGGTTACCTCCGGGACGAGGCGCGCACAGCGGAGGCACTGGACAGCGAAGGCTGGCTGCACACTGGGGATGTGGGCCAATGGCTGCCG AACGGAACGCTGCGAATCATCGACAGGAAGAAGCACATCTTCAAACTGTCACAAGGGGAGTACATCGCCCCGGAGAAGATTGAGAACGTGTACATGCGGAGCGTGCCAGTGCTGCAGGTCTTTGTGCACGGAGACAGCCTGCAG TCTTATCTGATTGGCATAGTTGTCCCTGATCCAGAGGTGTTTGCAGAGTGGGCCAGAGAGAGGGGCATTGTGGGATCTTATGAGGAACTGTGCCAGAATCCG GATGTGAAGAAGGCAGTGTTAGAAGACATGACTGCAGTGGGAAAGGAAGCAGGGCTCAAGTCTTTCGAACAG GTGAAAGATCTGCACCTCCACCCAGAGATGTTCAGCGTGAGCAACGGGCTACTCACCCCCACCTTGAAGAGCCGCCGTGCTGACATCCGCCGCTTCTTCCACCAACAAATCTCCCACATGTACAGCAAGACGCCCATTtag